The Holophagales bacterium genome has a segment encoding these proteins:
- a CDS encoding sulfatase-like hydrolase/transferase encodes MHPSRRTPIVLVLLLASGCVRGGPKASARFPGAPVILVSVDTLRADRLPFYGTTGLETPALTALRADAVLFETAYAQAPLTLPSHAALLTGVGAGEHGVLDNAGYTIAPSVPTLAEVMRANGYETGGAVSSVVLEGRSGISRGFDFWEDSFEAPVPGQPMTLVQRPGADTEAILWRWVAGRREKPFLAFLHIFEPHSPYAPPEPFRSAYADPYDGEIATADAAVGAFLSRLKAAGLYDRSLIVFLSDHGEGLGDHGEKEHGIFLYRESIRVPLLLKLPDRSLAGATVASPVGLTDVFRTICETVALEGCPLRPGTVSLVALASGTDVPSRRILSETFYPRTRFGWSPLASLADERWHYIEAPRPELYDLAADPAERTNRAGEKAGPIRSMRAELEARRSPFRPPSPVDAEKARQLASLGYITATSSPGGGALPDPKDVIASLEPLREGMAALQAGRFADAVRLLSGLLDANPRVRDGWELYAQALLGLGRNEEAVEAVRRMVPLSPPGSTSVLLSVATVALQAGQVETAVRHAEAAGALGDPGAEEVVARARLAAGDLRGAEEAAHRALGRGSSRTRALLVLARVATLRGDLARALQLADEAQVAAGGELAGGRSGLHFVRGDALARLGRVAEAEADLEKEVRLFPARIEARAALVALFAAAGRQDDATEAVRGLLENVPGPEGPAAAIRSLQAIGRVAEAEAVRRAAATRYPLDVRFRER; translated from the coding sequence GTGCACCCGTCGCGACGCACCCCGATCGTGCTCGTCCTCCTCCTCGCCTCCGGCTGCGTGCGAGGGGGGCCGAAGGCCTCCGCACGGTTCCCCGGAGCCCCCGTCATCCTCGTCTCCGTCGACACGCTCCGGGCCGACCGCCTCCCGTTCTACGGCACCACCGGCCTCGAGACGCCGGCGCTCACGGCCCTGCGGGCCGACGCGGTCCTCTTCGAGACGGCGTACGCGCAGGCACCCCTGACGCTTCCGTCGCACGCCGCGCTCCTGACCGGCGTCGGTGCCGGCGAGCACGGGGTTCTCGACAACGCGGGCTACACGATCGCGCCCTCCGTACCGACGCTCGCAGAGGTGATGAGGGCGAACGGCTACGAGACCGGGGGAGCCGTCTCGAGCGTCGTCCTGGAGGGCCGGAGCGGGATCTCCAGGGGGTTCGACTTCTGGGAGGATTCCTTCGAGGCCCCGGTCCCCGGTCAGCCGATGACGCTGGTCCAGAGACCGGGAGCCGATACGGAAGCGATCCTCTGGCGCTGGGTTGCCGGCCGCAGGGAGAAGCCCTTCCTGGCCTTCCTTCACATCTTCGAGCCTCACAGTCCCTACGCTCCGCCGGAGCCGTTCCGGAGCGCGTACGCCGATCCTTACGACGGGGAGATCGCCACGGCGGACGCGGCGGTCGGGGCGTTTCTCTCGAGGCTGAAGGCCGCCGGGCTCTACGACAGGAGCCTGATCGTCTTCCTCTCGGACCATGGCGAAGGGCTCGGCGACCACGGCGAGAAGGAGCACGGCATCTTTCTCTACCGCGAATCGATCAGGGTCCCGCTCCTTCTGAAGCTCCCGGACCGCAGCCTGGCCGGAGCGACGGTCGCGTCGCCTGTCGGTCTCACCGACGTCTTCCGGACGATCTGCGAGACGGTGGCGCTCGAGGGATGTCCTCTGCGGCCCGGGACCGTTTCGCTCGTCGCCCTGGCGAGTGGTACGGATGTGCCGTCGCGCCGCATCCTCTCGGAGACCTTCTACCCGCGGACGCGCTTCGGCTGGAGCCCGCTCGCCTCGCTGGCCGACGAACGGTGGCACTACATCGAGGCGCCGCGGCCCGAGCTCTACGACCTCGCCGCCGACCCGGCGGAACGGACGAACCGGGCCGGGGAGAAGGCCGGTCCGATCCGGTCGATGCGGGCCGAGCTGGAGGCGCGCCGGTCCCCGTTCCGGCCGCCGTCGCCGGTCGACGCCGAGAAGGCCCGCCAGCTCGCGTCGCTTGGCTACATCACGGCGACGTCCTCCCCGGGCGGCGGGGCCCTTCCGGACCCCAAGGACGTCATCGCTTCCCTCGAACCCCTCCGGGAAGGGATGGCCGCGCTGCAGGCCGGGCGTTTCGCCGACGCGGTCCGGCTCCTTTCGGGTCTCCTCGACGCGAACCCGAGGGTGCGGGACGGGTGGGAGCTCTACGCGCAGGCGCTCCTCGGGCTGGGCCGAAACGAGGAGGCGGTCGAGGCCGTCCGCAGGATGGTTCCGCTCTCGCCTCCCGGATCGACGAGCGTCCTTCTCTCCGTCGCGACGGTCGCTCTCCAGGCCGGACAGGTCGAGACGGCCGTGCGCCACGCCGAGGCGGCGGGAGCGCTGGGCGACCCGGGAGCGGAGGAGGTCGTCGCCCGGGCGCGCCTGGCGGCCGGAGATCTCAGGGGGGCGGAGGAGGCCGCGCATCGGGCTCTCGGCCGGGGAAGCTCACGGACGCGGGCCCTCCTCGTCCTGGCCCGGGTGGCGACGTTGAGGGGCGACCTCGCCCGCGCCCTCCAGCTGGCCGACGAGGCCCAGGTGGCCGCGGGAGGAGAGCTGGCCGGCGGGCGTTCGGGACTCCACTTCGTCCGCGGCGACGCCCTTGCGCGCCTTGGCCGGGTCGCGGAGGCCGAGGCAGATCTCGAGAAGGAGGTCCGGCTCTTTCCGGCCCGGATTGAGGCCCGGGCAGCGCTCGTCGCCCTCTTTGCGGCCGCCGGGCGCCAGGACGACGCCACCGAAGCCGTTCGCGGCCTACTCGAAAACGTTCCCGGCCCGGAAGGACCGGCGGCGGCGATCAGGAGCCTTCAGGCAATCGGCAGAGTCGCCGAAGCGGAAGCGGTCCGCCGGGCCGCCGCCACGCGCTACCCTCTCGACGTACGGTTCCGGGAGCGTTGA
- a CDS encoding sulfatase-like hydrolase/transferase has protein sequence MKAARVLDGGAADGILHRGMQRALVQVAAVVVAGLSLVPVVGCSRARSPAPSPRFPNAPVVLICVDTLRSDRLPMYGYAKVATPAFDALRKDAVLFEHAYSHVPLTLPAHASLFTGLEPGGHGVLDNSGYRLAASDPTLAALLKGAGYATGGAISAAVLASPSGISRGFDFYDERVEARGAVSMLDFVERPGGETAALLLGWVRQNAARPFFAFLHTYEPHAPYLAPEPFRSRYADPYDAEVAASDAIVGQFLEGLRKDGLYDRALILFLSDHGEGLGDHGEQQHGIFLYRESIQVPLLVKLPGQALAGSSVAAPVQLTDVFTTIGDVLGVPAFPGRPGTVSLTALAAGGPAPARRVFAENFSPRIRLGWSELRALVSERHHYIEAPTPELYDLVDDPGEKVNLALRRPPELRAMVVETERRRTALRGPAPADAETAKKLQALGYLTGTARDDGGARPDPKDAIGSLVRLQQAAELHTAGKSAEAVPILLEVLAANPRLVDGWEILSSALERLGRMEEALAALKKTVALSPPGRSNYVVNVASLALRAGRLDEARRHAELARDLGDTRAYVVLGRVLLREGRLAEALRAADEGLSRAGGAPPEGLHVVRAEVFGRQEKLDEAEAEHRLELEAHPRNVDAHSGLAIVAAARGDLAEAARRVAAMVRAVPTAEAYLAGFFSLRSFGQAGEARALLAEGRRAFPLDPYLAREEAAGENPGRMRR, from the coding sequence TTGAAGGCCGCGCGGGTCCTGGACGGCGGCGCCGCCGACGGTATCCTCCACCGCGGAATGCAGAGGGCGTTGGTGCAGGTTGCCGCGGTGGTGGTGGCGGGCTTGTCGCTCGTGCCCGTCGTCGGCTGTTCCCGGGCCAGGTCGCCCGCTCCGAGCCCGAGGTTCCCGAACGCCCCCGTCGTCCTGATCTGCGTCGACACGCTGCGCTCCGACCGCCTGCCGATGTACGGATACGCGAAGGTCGCCACTCCCGCCTTCGACGCCCTGCGGAAGGACGCGGTCCTCTTCGAGCACGCGTACTCGCACGTCCCCCTCACGCTCCCGGCCCACGCGTCGCTTTTCACCGGCCTCGAGCCGGGAGGCCACGGGGTCCTCGACAACTCGGGTTACCGTCTCGCGGCCAGCGACCCGACGCTCGCCGCGCTGCTGAAGGGGGCGGGCTACGCGACGGGCGGGGCGATCTCGGCGGCCGTCCTCGCGTCGCCGAGCGGCATCTCGCGGGGCTTCGACTTCTACGACGAGCGCGTCGAGGCGCGCGGCGCGGTCTCGATGCTCGACTTCGTCGAGCGCCCCGGCGGCGAGACCGCGGCGCTCCTCCTCGGCTGGGTCCGCCAGAACGCCGCGCGCCCCTTCTTCGCCTTCCTCCACACCTACGAGCCGCACGCGCCGTACCTGGCGCCGGAGCCGTTCCGCTCGCGGTACGCCGACCCGTACGACGCCGAGGTCGCGGCGTCGGATGCGATCGTCGGGCAGTTCCTCGAAGGGCTCCGGAAGGACGGCCTCTACGACCGCGCGCTGATCCTCTTCCTCTCCGATCACGGCGAGGGGCTGGGCGACCACGGGGAACAGCAGCACGGGATCTTCCTCTACCGCGAGTCGATCCAGGTGCCACTCCTCGTCAAGCTGCCCGGGCAGGCGCTCGCCGGATCGTCCGTCGCCGCGCCGGTCCAGCTCACCGACGTCTTCACCACGATCGGAGACGTTCTCGGCGTCCCGGCCTTCCCCGGGCGTCCCGGCACCGTCTCCCTCACGGCCCTCGCGGCGGGGGGGCCCGCCCCCGCGCGCCGCGTCTTCGCGGAAAACTTCAGCCCGCGGATCCGGCTCGGGTGGAGCGAGCTGCGGGCGCTGGTCTCCGAGCGGCACCACTACATCGAGGCGCCGACGCCCGAGCTCTACGACCTCGTGGACGACCCCGGGGAGAAGGTGAACCTCGCGCTGCGCAGGCCGCCGGAGCTGCGCGCGATGGTGGTGGAGACCGAGCGGCGCCGGACGGCGCTCCGAGGGCCCGCGCCGGCCGACGCGGAGACGGCGAAGAAGCTCCAGGCCCTCGGCTACCTCACCGGAACGGCCCGGGACGACGGCGGAGCGCGCCCCGACCCGAAGGACGCCATCGGAAGCCTCGTCCGCCTGCAGCAGGCCGCCGAGCTCCACACGGCGGGGAAGAGCGCCGAGGCCGTGCCGATCCTCCTCGAGGTCCTCGCCGCCAATCCCCGCCTCGTCGACGGCTGGGAGATCCTCTCGAGCGCGCTCGAGAGGCTGGGGCGGATGGAGGAGGCTCTCGCAGCGCTGAAGAAGACGGTCGCTCTCTCGCCGCCGGGGCGATCCAACTACGTGGTGAACGTCGCCTCGCTGGCCCTCAGGGCCGGCCGGCTGGACGAGGCCCGCCGGCACGCCGAGCTGGCCCGCGACCTCGGCGACACGCGGGCGTACGTCGTACTCGGGCGCGTCCTTCTGCGCGAGGGCCGGCTCGCCGAGGCGCTCCGCGCGGCAGACGAGGGGCTCTCGCGCGCGGGCGGTGCACCGCCCGAGGGGCTCCACGTGGTACGTGCCGAAGTCTTCGGCCGGCAGGAGAAGCTCGACGAGGCCGAGGCGGAGCACCGCCTCGAGCTCGAGGCGCATCCGAGGAACGTCGATGCGCACTCGGGCCTGGCCATCGTCGCGGCCGCGCGCGGCGACCTGGCCGAGGCCGCCCGGCGCGTCGCGGCGATGGTGCGCGCCGTGCCGACGGCGGAGGCGTACCTCGCGGGGTTCTTCAGCCTCAGGAGCTTCGGGCAGGCCGGCGAGGCGCGGGCGCTCCTTGCCGAGGGGCGGCGGGCGTTCCCGCTCGACCCGTACCTCGCGCGCGAGGAGGCCGCCGGCGAAAACCCGGGGAGAATGCGCCGATGA
- a CDS encoding sulfatase-like hydrolase/transferase — MNRRTSPLVALVALVALVALPLLLLASCTRKAARTAAPSVTPGAPVILIVVDTLRSDRLPFYGHVGAVTPALSALREDSVLFESAWSPVPLTLPAHASLFTGALPGVHRVLDNGGYRLGATLPTLAEVLKGQGYGTGGAVSSIVLGASSGIARGFDFWEDRIEPEAPGLPANRVQRPGSETARLLGGWLDGSKSGRLFAFLHLYEPHSPYEPPEPFRSRVADPYDGEVAAADAAVGAFLDELKRRGLYEKSLVVFLSDHGEGLGDHGEDEHGVFLYREAIQVPLLLKLPSASAGEKPPLAGARVATPVQLTDVFPTIATAVGVPDYAMPPEARSLVRLAAGELAPERRILAETWFPRIRFGWSELHALTDGKWQYVEAPRPEFYDLETDPRQAKNLASEKPGPLRAMKAELEKRKSTFVAPEAVDDEHARKLASLGYLTMTTAASGPLPDPKDEIETLGLLKQGLGLAKAGRVPESTEVLKRLLDRNPRIVDAWEAYAQGLARLGRTDEALAAIRKTVELSPPDRTNYLISVANLSLQVGRPDEALRNADLAIARGDTGGHEVKARAYLAMGDDAKAETEARRSIETGEGRKRSWLVLATVEAGRGNFQEALRITDDVKAKVGERGLGDLIGFHFLRGNLLGRLGRWDEAEAELLEETRKFPQNLNGWKTLAFVYGSRGRMPEARKVIDEMLRAVPGPQAWAAGAELLTAMGDAAGAERLRADAARRFPGLSAGGGPPR; from the coding sequence ATGAACCGCCGCACCTCGCCACTCGTGGCACTCGTGGCGCTCGTCGCCCTCGTGGCCCTCCCGCTCCTGCTCCTCGCGTCGTGCACGCGGAAAGCGGCGAGGACCGCCGCGCCGTCCGTGACGCCCGGGGCGCCGGTCATCCTGATCGTCGTCGACACGCTCCGCTCCGACCGCCTGCCGTTCTACGGGCACGTCGGCGCGGTCACGCCCGCCCTCTCCGCGCTCCGGGAAGACTCGGTGCTCTTCGAGAGCGCGTGGAGCCCCGTTCCGCTCACTCTTCCGGCCCACGCGTCGCTCTTCACCGGGGCCCTGCCGGGCGTCCACCGGGTCCTCGACAACGGGGGCTACCGCCTCGGCGCGACGCTCCCGACGCTGGCGGAGGTGCTGAAGGGGCAGGGGTACGGCACGGGAGGTGCGGTCTCGTCGATCGTCCTCGGCGCGTCGAGCGGCATCGCGCGCGGTTTCGACTTCTGGGAGGACCGGATCGAGCCCGAGGCTCCGGGCCTTCCGGCGAACCGGGTGCAGCGGCCGGGGAGCGAGACGGCCAGGCTCCTGGGCGGCTGGCTCGACGGCTCGAAGTCGGGCCGGCTCTTCGCCTTCCTGCACCTCTACGAGCCCCATTCGCCCTACGAGCCGCCCGAGCCGTTCCGCAGCCGGGTCGCCGACCCCTACGACGGCGAGGTGGCGGCGGCGGACGCGGCCGTGGGTGCGTTCCTCGACGAGCTGAAACGTCGGGGGCTCTACGAGAAGTCGCTCGTCGTCTTCCTCTCGGACCACGGCGAGGGTCTGGGCGACCACGGCGAGGACGAGCACGGCGTCTTTCTCTACCGCGAGGCGATCCAGGTCCCGCTCCTCCTCAAGCTCCCGTCGGCCAGCGCGGGCGAGAAGCCACCGCTCGCCGGCGCGCGCGTCGCGACGCCCGTCCAGCTCACCGACGTCTTCCCGACGATCGCAACGGCCGTCGGCGTGCCGGACTACGCGATGCCGCCCGAAGCGCGTTCGCTCGTCCGCCTCGCGGCGGGGGAGCTGGCTCCCGAGCGGCGGATCCTCGCCGAGACCTGGTTCCCGAGGATCCGGTTCGGATGGAGCGAGCTCCACGCGCTCACGGACGGGAAGTGGCAGTACGTCGAGGCGCCGCGGCCGGAGTTCTACGACCTCGAGACCGACCCGCGGCAGGCGAAGAACCTGGCCTCCGAGAAGCCGGGCCCGCTCCGGGCGATGAAGGCCGAGCTGGAGAAGCGGAAGAGCACCTTCGTCGCGCCGGAGGCCGTCGACGACGAGCACGCCAGGAAGCTCGCCTCGCTCGGCTATCTCACGATGACGACGGCCGCGAGCGGCCCGCTACCCGACCCGAAGGACGAGATCGAGACGCTCGGCCTCCTGAAACAGGGCCTCGGCCTCGCGAAGGCGGGGCGCGTGCCGGAGAGCACGGAGGTGCTGAAGCGGCTCCTCGACAGGAACCCGAGGATCGTCGATGCGTGGGAGGCCTACGCGCAGGGTCTCGCCCGCCTCGGGCGGACGGACGAGGCCCTCGCGGCGATCCGCAAGACGGTGGAGCTCTCGCCGCCGGACCGGACGAACTACCTGATCTCGGTGGCGAACCTGTCTCTCCAGGTCGGACGCCCGGACGAGGCCCTCCGAAACGCGGACCTGGCGATCGCCCGCGGCGACACGGGAGGGCACGAGGTGAAGGCGCGCGCGTACCTGGCGATGGGGGACGACGCGAAGGCCGAGACCGAGGCGCGGCGGTCGATCGAAACGGGGGAGGGCCGCAAGCGCTCCTGGCTCGTCCTCGCCACGGTCGAGGCGGGCCGGGGGAACTTCCAGGAGGCGCTCCGGATCACCGACGACGTGAAGGCGAAGGTTGGCGAGCGCGGCCTCGGTGACCTCATCGGGTTCCACTTCCTCCGCGGGAACCTGCTCGGGAGGCTCGGCCGCTGGGACGAGGCGGAGGCCGAGCTGCTGGAGGAGACGCGAAAGTTCCCGCAGAACCTCAACGGCTGGAAGACGCTCGCCTTCGTCTACGGGTCCCGGGGACGCATGCCAGAGGCCCGCAAGGTCATCGACGAGATGCTCCGCGCCGTCCCGGGGCCCCAGGCCTGGGCGGCAGGTGCCGAGCTGCTCACGGCGATGGGAGACGCCGCGGGCGCCGAGAGGCTCCGGGCCGACGCGGCGCGCCGGTTCCCGGGCCTGTCGGCGGGCGGAGGCCCGCCACGGTGA
- a CDS encoding sulfatase-like hydrolase/transferase — protein sequence MIGPSRALRAVAPVLALLACAACRRTLPEKEPGAATFPGAPVVLVSIDTLRSDRLPAYGYTKVKTPHLDRFAADAWLFEKAWAPTPMTLPSHTSMLTGMLPPEHGVRNNSGFVFRGDLHPSLPRLLKEQGYATGAAVSTYVLRRETGLGALFDFYEDSVPTTPGVATVRYQRPGEKTLAFAKEWLSGRAGGPFFLFFHIFEPHLPYEPAAPFLAEYGATYEAEIATADAIVGDLFEHLRALGVYEKAIVVVTSDHGEGLGDHGEEQHSLLLYREAIQVPLLVKLPGSRGGGSRVAAPVQLSDILPTVTSALGLPTPAGVSGRSLFAAGAKGAAARTIYGETLYPRLQLGWADLRSALDDRWHYIHGPRPELYDLVADPGEKNDLVTAERPTAARLARELLRFPQGNEKPAPEDEETLKKLAALGYIGGLRDRSGGGDLPNPVDHIADLRRMEEGWRLAGIGQTARAIEHLGAMVARNPGMSEAWIKLAELQADAGRDDEAAAAYRQALDRSPVPLPDIAIALGVVELRRKRFDEAEKLARGALSDHPTKGHILLSRVALARNDFAAAEREAREAAGGRDPEPSSILALAEVKLKAGRTAEGLADVERAAARAKELRLPQVWNLEFLRGDALARMNRFDDAEAAFRAEIAAFAGNSQPWVSLAVLRFMRGDRPGVDRLLEEMYRAAPSARTALLAASTLDSLGEKGKAAAWRRRAEEGGAPVARATAARP from the coding sequence GTGATCGGGCCTTCCCGGGCTCTCCGCGCCGTCGCGCCCGTTCTCGCGCTGCTGGCCTGTGCCGCGTGCCGGCGCACGTTGCCGGAGAAGGAGCCCGGAGCCGCGACGTTCCCCGGTGCCCCGGTCGTCCTCGTCTCCATCGACACCCTCCGCTCCGACCGCCTCCCGGCCTACGGCTACACGAAGGTGAAGACCCCGCACCTCGACCGCTTCGCGGCCGACGCCTGGCTCTTCGAGAAGGCGTGGGCGCCGACGCCGATGACGCTCCCGTCCCACACGTCGATGCTCACGGGCATGCTCCCGCCCGAGCACGGCGTGAGGAACAACTCCGGCTTCGTCTTCCGGGGCGACCTCCACCCGAGCCTTCCGCGGCTCCTGAAGGAGCAGGGCTACGCGACGGGCGCCGCCGTGTCGACCTACGTCCTCCGCCGCGAGACGGGGCTCGGGGCGCTCTTCGACTTCTACGAAGACTCGGTGCCGACGACGCCCGGAGTCGCGACGGTCCGCTATCAGCGCCCCGGCGAGAAGACGCTCGCCTTCGCGAAGGAGTGGCTCTCCGGGCGTGCCGGCGGGCCGTTCTTCCTCTTCTTCCACATCTTCGAGCCACACCTCCCGTACGAGCCCGCCGCGCCGTTCCTGGCCGAGTACGGCGCGACGTACGAGGCCGAGATCGCGACCGCCGACGCGATCGTCGGGGACCTCTTCGAGCACCTGCGCGCGCTCGGCGTCTACGAGAAGGCGATCGTCGTCGTCACCTCGGACCACGGCGAGGGGCTCGGAGATCACGGAGAGGAGCAGCACTCGCTCCTCCTCTACCGCGAGGCGATCCAGGTCCCGCTCCTCGTCAAGCTCCCGGGCAGCCGCGGCGGCGGAAGCCGCGTGGCGGCCCCGGTCCAGCTCTCCGACATCCTCCCCACCGTCACCTCGGCGCTCGGCCTGCCGACGCCCGCGGGAGTGAGCGGCAGGTCGCTCTTCGCGGCCGGGGCGAAGGGCGCGGCGGCGCGGACGATCTACGGCGAGACGCTCTACCCGCGCCTCCAGCTCGGCTGGGCCGACCTGCGGAGCGCCCTCGACGACCGCTGGCACTACATCCACGGCCCGCGCCCCGAGCTCTACGACCTCGTCGCCGACCCGGGAGAGAAGAACGACCTGGTGACGGCGGAGAGGCCGACGGCGGCGCGGCTCGCCCGCGAGCTGCTGCGGTTCCCGCAGGGCAACGAGAAGCCGGCGCCGGAGGACGAGGAGACGCTGAAGAAGCTCGCGGCCCTGGGTTACATCGGCGGCCTGCGCGACCGCTCCGGCGGGGGCGATCTCCCGAACCCGGTCGACCACATCGCCGACCTTCGCCGGATGGAGGAAGGGTGGCGCCTCGCCGGGATCGGCCAGACGGCCCGGGCCATCGAGCACCTCGGGGCGATGGTGGCCCGGAACCCGGGGATGTCGGAGGCGTGGATCAAGCTCGCGGAGCTGCAGGCCGATGCGGGGCGCGACGACGAGGCCGCCGCGGCATATCGGCAGGCGCTCGACCGCTCGCCGGTCCCGCTCCCCGACATCGCGATCGCACTCGGCGTCGTCGAGCTGCGCCGCAAGCGTTTCGACGAGGCCGAGAAGCTCGCGCGGGGGGCGCTCTCCGACCACCCGACGAAGGGCCACATCCTCCTCTCCCGCGTGGCGCTCGCGAGGAACGACTTCGCCGCGGCGGAGCGCGAGGCCCGCGAGGCCGCCGGTGGGCGTGACCCGGAGCCCTCCTCGATCCTCGCGCTGGCCGAGGTGAAGCTGAAGGCCGGGCGGACGGCCGAGGGGCTCGCCGACGTGGAGCGGGCGGCGGCCCGCGCGAAGGAGCTGCGCCTCCCGCAGGTCTGGAACCTCGAGTTCCTGCGCGGCGACGCCCTTGCCCGGATGAACCGGTTCGACGACGCCGAGGCGGCGTTCCGGGCCGAGATCGCGGCCTTCGCCGGCAACTCCCAGCCCTGGGTGAGCCTCGCCGTCCTGCGCTTCATGAGGGGAGACCGCCCCGGCGTCGACCGCCTCCTCGAGGAGATGTACCGGGCCGCCCCGTCCGCGAGGACCGCGCTCCTGGCCGCGAGCACCCTCGACTCCCTCGGCGAGAAGGGGAAAGCGGCGGCGTGGCGGCGGCGGGCGGAAGAGGGCGGCGCCCCGGTCGCCCGGGCCACCGCGGCCAGGCCCTGA